The sequence below is a genomic window from Myxococcales bacterium.
GTCCACGAGGGTTGCGGCCGTGGCCGGTCCGCATGTTGCCGCTCGCGTCGTAGGTGAAGGTCGCGTTGACGTCCCCGACGACGCGCGTCACGACGGCGTGCGGCTGCGCCCCGTCGTAGAAAAACCGCCCGAGGTCGGAGCGGAAGGCGAGGCGACCGACGGTGTCGTAGTGGTACGAGACGATCTTGCCCTGGTTGGCCTTCTCGAGGGCGGTGCCGTTGGCCGCGAGCGTCGCGGCCCTCATGCGGTTGAGCTCGTCGTAGGTGAAGGTCTCGTCGAGGCCCGTGACCAAGTCGCGGCGCGCGGTGACGTTGCCGACGGATCGTAGCCCGTGAAGTAGCTCTGGACCGTGGGGCTGTTGCATCCGCTGGGGACGCGTTCAGGCGACCGTTGTCCTTGTTGAAGGTGCAGCCGGTGGCGTCTTTCTGCGTCGAGGTGTCGTACGACGCCATGTCCATGGTGCACGCCGCCGGCACGCACGAGGTGCTGCCCTCCTTGTTCCGGGGTCGTGATGCCGAGCACGCGGCCCCTCTTCGGATCGATGTGCCTCGTCGTCACGAGGCCGTTGCCGCGCGCTCAACCTTCACTTGCCCATCGGCGGTGACGTCCAAGGCGGTCCAATAAAGGGCGCCCGTCTTGGCGTTCTTGATGGAGGGTCTGCACGCCGCGCGCGTCGTAGCCGTACGCGAGCACGAGCCCGCTCGGCGACGTCACCGTCTCGGGCCGCGAGAGCGCGTCGTAGGTGCTCGTGGTCGTAAACGACTTCGCAGGCGTGACGAGGGTCGTCGCCACGGGCCGGCTCTTGTCGTCGAAGGTCGTCGTGCGTGAGCTCGCGAGGGCGCCCTCGCCGGTGGCGATGAGCTGTTCGGAGACGAGTAGGCCCTTGGCGCCTACGCCGACGTCGTACGTGTAGAGCGTCGTGCCCTCCGGCTCCACGCGCTTGGTCACGCGACCCAGCTCGTCGTACGAAAGGTGCGTCGTCGCGCCCGTCGCGTCGACGACCTGCTTCACAAGCTCGCCAAAGGCGTTGTGCGTCAGCGTCGGCGCCAAGTCGGGGCTCGTCTCTTTGATGCGCCGACCGCGCATGTCGAAAGTCGTCGTGTGCTTGACGTCCCGCGGATCGGTGACGACCACCGCGTGGCCCTCGGCGTCGTACGTAAACGTGATGGCGCTGCCGACCGCGTCGACGTTGCGCGCAACCCAACCGGCGGCGTTCTTGACGGACGCGCGGTGCGACAAGCGCGCGTCGGTGGAGACCGTGGCAGACCGTCGTATCGAGCGCTCGAGACACCGCCATCGGCTGCCGTCGCGCGAATCACGCGCCCCAGCGCGTCGTATTCGGTCTCGCTCAACAGACCGGCTCGCCAATGAACGCCGGTGTCGATTGCGCCCGCACGCGGCCCGCCGCGTCGTAGCGCTTCTCAGGGCGCACCCACTTGCCGTCCCACCCCTCGACTTCGGTCGTGACCTCGCGGCCGAGGTTGTCCATGTACGCGCGCTGCGTCGCGCCGCCGGTGGTCTTCGATTCGCCCCACATCACCGCAAAGGGCGGGCACGACGTCGCAGAAGCGAAGCTCCGTCGTGGTCTCGACGCCGCTCGGGAGCTTGCCCCGGCGCTTTCGGCCAAAGGCGTCGTATTCGTCTTCGCTGACAGGCCGTTGACGTCGACGGCGCGTCACCTTGCCAAAACGACCGTCGTACGCCCGCCGGTCGCGTGACCGAGCTGGTTCACGCTCGCCGTCATGAAGCGCGGATCGGCGTACTGCGTGCTTACCGTGCGCGGCGGCGTGCCGTCGGCGGCCGAGACGGTCTTCGGACCACGTGGCCGAGCGCGTCGTAGTCGTAGTGCGTCGTGACCTCGAAGGCCGCGTTGCCCGGCTCGACGGTGTCGTTTTCACGAGCCGTTGGGCAAGTGCGTCGTCGCCGCCGTGTGCACGATGGGCAGCGCGCCGGTCCACTCGCTGGTGGTGGTGCTCCTGACGATGGAGTTCAAAACCCACGTCGCCTCGTTGCTCTGGAAGGTGACCGACGTGGTCTTGCGGAACGCCTCGGCGCCGAGCGCCGTCGTCAACACCATCGTGCTCGGGCTACCGTTTGGTGCCCCGGCTCACCGTCGTGATGCTCGGCAACGTGCCGCCCGGAGAGGTCAAAGCTCTCCTCCACCGCGCCCGTCTGCACGACCGCGTCGACGAAGCCTCCGATGCCCGGCTTCGGGTAGCCGGGATGAAACGCGACGTCGTTTCGGCTTCGCCCAATGAGAATGACGCGCCCATCGGGCGCGCTCCAGCGTCGCTCAGTACTCGACGCGCCCTCAAAGGGCGGGGTCCACGCGGAATTGCTGCATCAGCTCGATGCGGGGTTGACCTCGTCGCGCATCGTGACGCGGCGAAAGCCAAGCCGCGGCCATCGAGCCGCGCGCGCCCCTCGTATCGGTAGGTGCTCCGCGCGCCGTCCGAGCCGCGCACCTCGCGCACCAGGTACATCGCGCCGTTCGCCGCCACCGTCGGGTACGTGAGCGCCTCGTCGAGCGGGTGCGTACACACCAGGCGATGCGGGAAGCGACGCGTAGTCGATCTCCGTGCGCGCCCCAAGCCGTTCGTGAACGCACGCGCCGTCGAAGTGCGGCTGCACGCGGTTCTTCGCAAACAGCAACGTCCCGCCATCGCCGCGCTGCAAGATCCGTCGCTCCGT
It includes:
- a CDS encoding RHS repeat protein — encoded protein: MSHRASVKNAAGWVARNVDAVGSAITFTYDAEGHAVVVTDPRDVKHTTTFDMRGRRIKETSPDLAPTLTHNAFGELVKQVVDATGATTHLSYDELGRVTKRVEPEGTTLYTYDVGVGAKGLLVSEQLIATGEGALASSRTTTFDDKSRPVATTLVTPAKSFTTTSTYDALSRPETVTSPSGLVLAYGYDARGVQTLHQERQDGRPLLDRLGRHRRWASEG